CGTACGAGGGCGGGTTCCGCTTCAACGGCCGCGGCTGGGGACATGGGGTCGGGATGAGCCAATGGGGAGCCAAGGGACGGGCCGACCGGGGTCAGACGGCTGCGCAGATCCTCGGCGCCTACTACGGAGGTCTGCAGCCGCAGCCGTGGACCGGCGACGCGACGATCCGCGTGGGCGCGCTGCCGCAGGGCTCCCAGGCGAGGGTGTCCTCGTCCGGACCGGTCACCGTGGGCGGCACCCCCGAGCAGATCTGGTCGGAGGCGACCGGCGAGTGGCTCGTACGCCCCGGGCCGGGCCGCACCCTCGTGGTCGACGGGCCGGCACTCCCGCCGCCGCCGACCCCGGAGCCCACCCCGGTGCCCGAGGTCTGGGAGAGGGCCGCATCCCGGTCGACGACGCGACTGGCCGCCGCTCCTGCCGGGCCGGCGGCCCGTTCCTCTCGCACGGGGCTGATGGCCCTCGCCGCGCTCCTCGCCGCGGGCGCCTCGATCGCGGCCCAGGGAGACATCCGACCCCGGAAGACGTAGACTTGCTCCCGAGGGTTTCACGGTTTCGATCTTCCGACTCTGCGCTTCCCTCCTGGCCGCTCCGGCGGCCGGATCTGAACGGAAAGGAGGGATACGCATGTCGCAAACAGGAACCGTCAAGTGGTTCAAGGACGACAAGGGCTACGGCTTCATCGCCGGCGAGGACGGCGTTGAGGTGTTCGTTCACTTCTCCGCCATCCAGGCTGAGGGCTTCAAGTCCCTGTCGGAGGGTCAGAAGGTCACCTACGAGGTGACCCAGGGCCCCAAGGGCCCCCAGGCCTCCAACGTCCGCCCCGCCTAGCGCGGAACCGCTATCGCGAGAGGGCCCGCCCATGCGGCGGGCCCTCTTCGCGTCCGGGATGTTCCGATATGTCGGAGATCGGGCCTAAACCCCGCAGATGAGGGACCGATGTAGTGCCATATGCCTAGTTCACCGGACCGAGACCTCCGCGACCTCATCGCCC
This is a stretch of genomic DNA from Actinomycetota bacterium. It encodes these proteins:
- a CDS encoding cold-shock protein, with the protein product MSQTGTVKWFKDDKGYGFIAGEDGVEVFVHFSAIQAEGFKSLSEGQKVTYEVTQGPKGPQASNVRPA